One genomic window of Leptospira brenneri includes the following:
- a CDS encoding methyl-accepting chemotaxis protein, with protein sequence MSKLLSKFSIQTRLLLLPAPLIASLLIILLILVRSLNGTIDFAKKEYLGIIAIKPIYSAYREGLKRFKIGEENTSELLPLLEKTKAEINGTELLSADTKELITWGQYNQYGRFDQTTTRNFLNDTQELALKVGDFSNLILDPEVNSYYQMEITFFRVPEILKNIGVINEIVRDEYQNPNKNQFSSVSYTKALISINFIESTCKEIQKSFKKSIEDKSPYVEELKTISLESKNSCDSFLLELKKTFIQSNTKPKTSEELFLILEKGTKTVGKIQDGSISILEKLVNDRIQLLSFQRNINIGLVFISLLISTIFVVFIFRSINSPLITVLTKVNELSSGEADLTKTLPNFGSNEIGKITNSINIFLNNLNDIMNQLKISVSDSEKASYKLKEDAISVSDHASSLASISEESAASLEELTTSFEIMFQFITNETKNIIKITEEMKKIEGSITNIEKALSQLTDQSVTSTNLANLGNLSVQNTDQAMSEIHSVTKEITGIVDLITEISERTNLLSLNASIEAARAGDAGMGFAVVAEEISKLADRTQSSVKNIKRLIDRSNSVVNIGANHVHETVNALSEIVEQSKRMQVSVDELKEEMTSQTSSLLNVTTELNGLQEMAETIEFSSREQKKASEDMVNTINTLSGNAQELANNSEDLNQVSQKIGEIAGAIAMVTNSFHTH encoded by the coding sequence ATGTCAAAATTACTTTCTAAATTTTCTATACAAACCAGACTTTTACTTCTACCCGCACCGCTGATTGCATCACTTTTAATCATTCTGCTTATTTTGGTACGTTCATTGAATGGAACCATAGATTTTGCCAAAAAAGAATATTTGGGAATCATTGCGATCAAACCAATTTATTCAGCCTATCGAGAAGGTTTAAAACGATTCAAAATCGGAGAAGAAAATACAAGCGAACTACTGCCACTTTTAGAAAAGACAAAAGCAGAAATAAATGGTACCGAACTTTTGTCAGCGGATACAAAAGAATTAATCACTTGGGGGCAATATAATCAGTATGGAAGGTTTGACCAAACAACAACACGTAATTTTTTAAATGATACGCAAGAATTAGCATTAAAAGTAGGAGACTTTTCTAACCTCATTCTAGACCCAGAAGTTAATTCATACTACCAAATGGAAATTACCTTTTTTAGAGTTCCTGAAATTCTGAAAAATATTGGAGTGATAAACGAAATCGTTCGGGATGAATACCAAAATCCAAACAAAAACCAGTTTTCAAGTGTAAGTTATACTAAAGCACTTATATCCATAAATTTCATCGAATCTACATGTAAAGAAATTCAAAAATCCTTTAAGAAATCAATCGAAGACAAATCTCCATATGTGGAAGAATTAAAAACAATTTCTTTAGAGTCAAAAAATTCATGTGATAGTTTTTTACTCGAACTAAAGAAGACATTTATCCAATCCAACACAAAACCGAAAACTTCTGAAGAATTATTTCTAATTCTAGAAAAAGGAACCAAAACTGTCGGGAAAATTCAGGACGGTTCAATATCTATTTTGGAAAAACTTGTCAACGACAGAATTCAGTTGTTATCTTTTCAAAGAAATATAAACATAGGTTTGGTTTTTATCTCTTTATTGATTTCGACGATTTTTGTTGTTTTTATTTTTCGAAGTATCAACAGCCCTTTAATTACAGTTCTTACTAAGGTAAACGAATTATCGAGTGGCGAAGCTGACCTCACAAAAACTTTACCCAACTTTGGCTCCAATGAAATTGGAAAGATTACCAACTCTATTAATATTTTTTTGAACAATCTGAATGACATTATGAACCAACTGAAAATTTCAGTGAGTGATTCAGAAAAAGCATCTTATAAATTAAAAGAAGATGCTATCTCGGTTTCGGATCATGCTTCTTCTTTAGCTTCTATCTCCGAAGAATCGGCAGCTTCCTTAGAAGAACTAACAACATCCTTCGAAATTATGTTTCAATTCATTACCAATGAAACAAAAAATATCATTAAGATTACTGAAGAAATGAAAAAGATCGAAGGGTCGATTACGAATATCGAAAAAGCACTTTCACAACTAACAGACCAATCGGTTACTTCTACAAACTTAGCAAATCTAGGCAACCTCTCTGTACAGAACACAGACCAAGCAATGTCCGAAATTCATTCCGTTACGAAAGAGATCACAGGTATCGTTGATTTGATTACTGAAATTTCAGAAAGAACCAACTTACTCTCACTAAATGCTAGTATTGAAGCGGCACGGGCGGGAGATGCAGGTATGGGTTTTGCCGTAGTAGCAGAAGAAATATCTAAATTGGCTGATAGGACTCAAAGCTCAGTCAAAAACATTAAAAGATTAATTGATAGAAGTAATTCAGTAGTAAACATCGGGGCAAACCATGTCCATGAAACAGTGAATGCACTGAGCGAAATTGTAGAACAATCAAAAAGAATGCAAGTGAGTGTTGATGAACTAAAAGAAGAAATGACATCACAAACAAGCAGTTTACTCAATGTGACAACAGAGTTAAACGGATTACAAGAAATGGCAGAAACCATTGAGTTTTCTAGTAGAGAGCAAAAAAAAGCTTCGGAGGATATGGTAAATACAATCAATACTCTTTCTGGAAATGCTCAGGAACTTGCGAATAATTCAGAAGATTTAAACCAAGTGAGCCAAAAAATTGGAGAGATCGCCGGAGCCATCGCAATGGTTACCAATTCTTTTCACACTCATTAA
- the secA gene encoding preprotein translocase subunit SecA: MFQKILTILFGSKYERDLKRLNPIVDAINSFEPTIKAMDDEMLSAQTKKFKERLVSGETLDDILPEAFATVREVAYRTLGMRHFDVQMMGGISLHWGNISEMKTGEGKTLTSTLPIYLNALSDEGVHVVTVNDYLAKRDANWMRPVFEFLKVSVGVIQHDMDHEERKVAYNSDITYGTNNEFGFDYLRDNMVSYKEHRVQRQHNFAIVDEVDSILVDEARTPLIISGPAEESTDKYLKVNKIIPKLIEGEDYEIDEKAKNVILSEAGVHHVEELLGVENLYQAENIELVHHVQQALKAHKIFYRDKDYVVQDGEVIIVDEFTGRLMKGRRYSDGLHQSLEAKEGVTIARESQTLASITFQNYFRIYKKLAGMTGTADTEAEEFKKIYNLDVIVIPSNLKIQRQDMADRVYKTEREKFDAVVKDIQEKVARKQPVLVGTISIEKSEVLSKLLISHGIAHNVLNAKQHERESEIVANAGRPGAITIATNMAGRGTDIVLGGAPKYKEDLEKLDELSDSLGIKAKAELEVIYSFREHLIKQKFDDAESKISEIKNENIKKECNKILAEAKKWKVDHDFVIGAGGLHIIGSERHESRRIDNQLRGRSGRQGDPGSSRFYLSLQDDLMRIFGSDRIARIMDTLKMPEGQELEHNMVSNAIARAQKRVEGHNFDIRKHLLEYDDVMNRQRIYIYGIRNELLDKGNMSRTIADFFDEVVENQVIVYCEGNNVDAWETDSLNEWLQSLGISESIESKQFKKESNPQLKVFEIVSKLVKDLYEFKVSSIGEDVWRSIERNVFLDILDHRWKEHLYAMDHLKEGIWTVGYGEKNPLIEYKLQGFKMFDQLVENLKNEVVSFLLKIEVTESDRNQDDSSPKEYKKIGEEQRAEVDMFGNEMKSNKSKPQVSSTTSSGGGSERRSSRRKK; this comes from the coding sequence ATGTTTCAAAAAATATTAACAATTTTATTCGGCAGTAAGTATGAGAGGGATTTAAAAAGACTAAACCCTATTGTAGATGCTATCAATTCATTTGAGCCGACGATTAAAGCTATGGATGACGAAATGTTGTCCGCGCAGACAAAAAAGTTTAAGGAAAGATTGGTTTCTGGGGAAACTTTAGATGATATATTACCAGAAGCATTCGCCACGGTTCGTGAAGTTGCCTATCGAACTTTAGGGATGCGACATTTTGATGTGCAGATGATGGGTGGTATTTCCTTACATTGGGGAAATATCTCTGAGATGAAAACGGGTGAGGGTAAAACTTTAACTTCTACCTTACCAATTTACCTCAATGCACTATCTGATGAAGGTGTTCATGTTGTTACAGTGAACGATTATTTGGCGAAGAGGGATGCGAATTGGATGCGTCCAGTATTCGAATTTCTGAAAGTATCTGTTGGGGTGATCCAACACGATATGGATCACGAAGAAAGAAAGGTTGCTTATAACTCCGACATCACTTATGGAACGAATAACGAGTTTGGATTCGATTATTTACGTGATAACATGGTGAGTTATAAAGAACATCGTGTGCAAAGACAACATAACTTTGCAATTGTAGATGAGGTGGATTCCATTTTGGTGGATGAAGCAAGGACACCGCTCATCATTTCCGGCCCTGCGGAAGAATCTACAGACAAATATCTAAAAGTAAATAAAATCATCCCTAAACTCATTGAAGGGGAAGACTATGAGATCGATGAAAAAGCAAAAAATGTAATTTTATCAGAAGCTGGTGTTCATCATGTCGAGGAATTGTTAGGTGTTGAGAACTTATACCAAGCGGAAAACATTGAACTTGTTCATCACGTGCAACAGGCTTTAAAGGCTCATAAAATATTTTATAGAGATAAGGATTATGTAGTTCAAGATGGTGAAGTCATCATCGTAGATGAGTTTACCGGTCGTTTGATGAAAGGTAGACGTTATTCTGATGGTTTACATCAATCTTTGGAGGCAAAAGAAGGTGTAACGATTGCTCGTGAATCACAAACATTGGCTTCCATTACTTTCCAAAACTATTTCCGTATTTATAAAAAGTTAGCTGGTATGACTGGAACTGCGGATACAGAAGCAGAAGAGTTCAAAAAAATCTATAATCTGGATGTAATTGTAATTCCTTCCAACTTAAAAATCCAACGCCAAGATATGGCGGATCGTGTTTATAAAACGGAACGCGAGAAGTTCGATGCAGTTGTTAAAGACATCCAGGAAAAAGTTGCTAGAAAACAGCCGGTGCTTGTGGGAACAATCTCTATTGAAAAATCAGAAGTTCTCTCTAAACTTTTAATCTCTCATGGAATTGCACATAATGTATTGAATGCAAAACAACATGAAAGGGAATCCGAAATCGTAGCCAATGCTGGTCGTCCGGGAGCCATTACCATTGCTACAAATATGGCCGGTCGTGGAACGGATATTGTTCTTGGTGGTGCGCCCAAATACAAAGAAGATTTGGAAAAGTTGGATGAACTTTCTGATTCTTTGGGAATCAAGGCAAAAGCAGAATTAGAAGTGATTTATAGTTTTCGCGAACATTTAATCAAACAGAAGTTTGATGATGCAGAATCAAAAATTTCCGAAATTAAAAATGAAAACATCAAAAAAGAATGTAATAAGATTTTAGCAGAAGCAAAGAAATGGAAAGTTGATCATGACTTTGTGATTGGTGCTGGCGGTTTACATATCATTGGTTCGGAAAGACATGAATCCCGTAGGATTGATAACCAGCTTCGAGGACGGTCTGGCCGACAAGGGGATCCAGGTTCTTCCAGATTTTATCTGTCCTTACAAGACGATTTGATGAGGATCTTTGGGTCAGATCGGATTGCTCGCATTATGGATACACTCAAGATGCCGGAAGGCCAAGAGTTAGAACATAATATGGTATCAAATGCCATTGCACGTGCGCAAAAACGTGTAGAAGGTCACAACTTTGATATCAGGAAACATTTGTTAGAGTATGATGATGTGATGAATCGCCAAAGAATTTATATCTACGGAATTCGGAATGAACTTTTAGACAAAGGTAATATGTCGCGAACGATCGCAGACTTCTTTGATGAAGTTGTTGAAAACCAAGTCATTGTTTACTGTGAAGGAAATAACGTAGATGCTTGGGAGACAGATTCGCTAAATGAATGGTTACAAAGTTTAGGAATTTCTGAATCGATTGAGTCAAAGCAGTTTAAAAAAGAATCCAATCCACAACTCAAAGTATTTGAAATCGTTTCTAAATTGGTGAAAGATCTTTATGAATTTAAAGTTTCATCGATAGGAGAAGACGTTTGGAGATCCATAGAAAGAAATGTGTTTTTGGATATTCTTGATCACAGATGGAAAGAACATCTTTATGCAATGGACCATTTGAAAGAAGGGATTTGGACCGTAGGTTATGGTGAAAAGAATCCTTTAATCGAGTATAAATTACAAGGTTTTAAGATGTTTGATCAATTGGTTGAAAATCTTAAAAACGAAGTGGTCTCCTTTCTTTTGAAGATTGAAGTTACTGAATCAGATCGAAACCAAGATGATTCTTCACCGAAAGAATACAAAAAAATTGGCGAAGAACAGAGAGCAGAAGTGGACATGTTTGGGAATGAAATGAAGTCAAACAAATCTAAACCACAAGTATCTTCCACAACTAGCTCAGGCGGAGGATCCGAAAGAAGATCCAGTCGTAGAAAGAAGTAA
- a CDS encoding LIC_13355 family lipoprotein — MGQLHTKTILSLFLITFTFLQCSEKGKNNDAILSLLALPLANSSSVGPCPPTSLPTNIPIANTVVSASSNVSGFSDSSKAINGICGGGEFSGSLDVYALNLTGAGATIILSWAGKTVKNVTGIDFVIYENPFRVSETNDRYAFDPMVVHVSFDGTNYCGFDLSGFNPSVADSNKISSWPGFAGLRPVLYNMATKPLTLDELFTSTGSGFLVGGGDGFNLEDLIVGGPGANCDAAARTNIQTNGFKFIKMTSASAVTNPNTSAGYVYPHSYNNGSDIDGVVAKSVE, encoded by the coding sequence GTGGGACAGCTTCATACAAAAACAATTTTATCTTTGTTCTTAATCACATTCACTTTTTTGCAATGCTCAGAAAAGGGCAAAAATAACGACGCCATATTATCACTATTAGCACTTCCACTTGCAAATTCTTCTTCTGTAGGTCCATGCCCACCAACATCCCTTCCAACAAATATTCCTATCGCTAACACAGTTGTATCTGCTAGTTCTAACGTCAGTGGATTCAGCGACTCATCCAAAGCAATCAACGGTATTTGTGGTGGTGGAGAATTTTCTGGATCCTTGGATGTTTATGCTTTAAACTTAACAGGAGCAGGTGCAACCATCATTTTATCGTGGGCAGGAAAAACAGTAAAGAATGTAACGGGGATCGACTTTGTCATTTACGAAAATCCATTCCGTGTTTCAGAAACTAACGATCGATATGCGTTTGATCCAATGGTAGTGCATGTATCTTTTGATGGGACAAACTACTGTGGATTTGATCTTTCTGGATTCAATCCAAGTGTTGCTGATAGTAACAAAATTTCTTCCTGGCCGGGATTTGCTGGCCTAAGACCCGTTCTCTACAATATGGCTACCAAACCATTGACCTTAGATGAATTATTTACATCTACAGGAAGTGGATTTTTAGTTGGTGGGGGGGATGGGTTCAATCTGGAGGATTTAATCGTTGGTGGACCAGGTGCCAATTGTGATGCGGCCGCCCGTACGAACATTCAAACTAACGGATTTAAGTTTATTAAAATGACTTCTGCATCAGCAGTCACAAATCCAAACACAAGCGCTGGATATGTCTATCCCCATTCCTATAACAATGGCTCGGATATAGATGGAGTGGTTGCTAAGTCAGTTGAATGA
- a CDS encoding cytochrome-c peroxidase, protein MFSPLSYFFSKLYSKIVILLIIHLFTVSCTSKNPTKNDRQENLITFYFFSNFSYASELQTNAKNTIGTLPSSIPGSESDTIALINLGNKIFRDNKLSSNHVQSCLTCHPIDGTAAGMDRQSASRGTFGQLGKRNTPSILNVGFLPIIFWDGRRNTLYEQAIDPFVNPLEMSLPSETELLIRIQNDSSYTSFFADAFPDSPNPSLHSIRLALVAFQRSLVSKSRFDDFLESNVFALRTEELDGLKIFLEVGCTNCHSQNLLGGSKFEKLDSVYSYNPNDFGRSEFTGNQEDKFFFKVPPLRNVALTAPYFHDGSVPTIKEAVRRMNHYKLNRNINDSEIDLLVTFLRTLSDKTKTN, encoded by the coding sequence ATGTTCTCCCCTCTTTCCTATTTTTTCTCTAAATTATACTCTAAAATAGTAATTCTCCTCATAATTCACCTATTTACAGTTAGCTGTACATCAAAAAACCCAACAAAAAATGACAGACAAGAAAACTTAATTACTTTCTATTTTTTTTCAAACTTTTCTTACGCATCGGAATTACAAACAAATGCAAAAAACACAATCGGAACTTTGCCAAGTTCTATACCAGGTTCAGAATCAGATACCATTGCCCTCATTAACCTAGGAAATAAAATATTCAGAGATAATAAACTCTCCTCCAATCATGTACAATCCTGCCTTACTTGCCATCCAATTGATGGAACGGCTGCCGGTATGGACCGCCAATCTGCATCGCGAGGCACATTCGGCCAACTAGGCAAAAGAAACACTCCCTCCATTCTGAACGTTGGATTTTTACCGATTATCTTTTGGGATGGAAGAAGAAATACATTATACGAACAAGCAATTGATCCATTTGTCAATCCGCTTGAAATGTCTTTGCCATCTGAAACTGAACTATTAATAAGAATACAAAATGATTCTAGTTATACTTCATTTTTTGCAGATGCTTTTCCTGACTCACCGAATCCCAGTTTACATTCTATTCGACTAGCTCTCGTTGCTTTCCAAAGATCTCTTGTTTCAAAATCACGATTCGATGATTTTTTAGAATCTAATGTGTTTGCACTTAGAACTGAGGAATTAGATGGATTAAAAATATTTTTGGAAGTGGGTTGTACAAATTGTCACAGTCAAAATCTTTTGGGAGGTTCTAAGTTTGAAAAATTAGATTCAGTTTACTCTTACAATCCAAATGATTTTGGAAGATCTGAATTTACTGGAAATCAAGAAGATAAATTTTTCTTTAAAGTTCCCCCTTTACGTAACGTTGCACTAACCGCACCCTACTTTCACGATGGAAGTGTTCCCACAATTAAAGAGGCAGTACGACGTATGAATCATTACAAACTGAACCGCAACATTAATGATTCAGAAATTGATTTGCTTGTTACCTTTTTAAGAACCTTATCAGACAAAACAAAGACAAACTAA